A DNA window from Fragaria vesca subsp. vesca linkage group LG3, FraVesHawaii_1.0, whole genome shotgun sequence contains the following coding sequences:
- the LOC101306213 gene encoding F-box protein CPR30-like, producing the protein MGFDVGSESLREILLPESLNQNALLEFKLGATGDRKSIGLFVRCDTETDSYLDIWVMKEYFVQKSWTKLMILTPQGPERSLSKPICFRRSGHEVVLQLEDDHGLVSLDIVSKQFKSFGISAGLVCSVDSYEESLVLLDRENAISY; encoded by the coding sequence ATGGGATTTGATGTGGGAAGTGAGTCATTACGAGAGATACTGCTGCCCGAGAGCCTCAACCAGAATGCCTTATTGGAGTTCAAGTTGGGTGCTACAGGAGATAGAAAATCCATTGGTCTGTTTGTGAGGTGTGACACTGAGACTGATAGCTATCTTGATATATGGGTGATGAAGGAGTATTTTGTTCAGAAGTCGTGGACCAAATTGATGATTCTCACTCCACAAGGTCCGGAAAGAAGTTTGTCCAAGCCAATTTGTTTTAGGAGGAGTGGTCATGAAGTGGTGTTGCAACTTGAAGATGACCATGGATTGGTTTCACTTGACATTGTGAGCAAACAGTTCAAAAGTTTCGGGATTTCTGCAGGTCTGGTTTGTTCTGTTGACTCGTATGAAGAGAGCCTTGTCTTGCTTGACAGGGAAAATGCAATTTCTTACTGA
- the LOC101306505 gene encoding F-box protein CPR30-like, translating to MSGLGYDAIGNDYKVVRLTTLNNVTDDGPSIAQVYSLARGSWGVVHTLPLCVTSGYWVQVFVNGALHWPAYNKQYFVLTFDVASESFGEINLPMRFQSNFPEDLMLSASGDRKSIALFHSMRWNNKGDYFLDIWVMKEYSEEQSWTKLLVLSLQGPERSPAEALCFKRSGEVILVRLDSLELVSLDLVSKQFKALGISGGQFCSVHCYEESLVLLDTKDAVSY from the coding sequence ATGTCTGGTCTGGGTTATGATGCTATTGGGAATGACTATAAGGTTGTGAGGCTAACCACTCTCAATAATGTAACTGACGATGGGCCGAGTATAGCTCAGGTCTATTCACTAGCCAGGGGCTCTTGGGGAGTGGTTCATACTCTGCCTCTGTGTGTTACGTCTGGATATTGGGTCCAGGTTTTCGTCAATGGGGCACTTCACTGGCCGGCTTACAATAAGCAGTATTTTGTTTTGACATTTGATGTGGCGAGTGAGTCATTTGGAGAGATAAATTTGCCTATGCGCTTCCAATCGAATTTTCCGGAGGACTTGATGTTGTCGGCTTCTGGAGATAGAAAATCTATTGCTCTGTTTCATAGTATGAGGTGGAATAATAAGGGTGATTATTTTCTTGATATTTGGGTAATGAAAGAGTACAGTGAGGAGCAATCATGGACAAAGTTGTTGGTTCTCAGTCTACAAGGTCCGGAAAGAAGTCCAGCTGAAGCATTGTGTTTTAAGAGGAGTGGCGAAGTGATATTGGTACGTTTGGATAGCCTTGAGTTGGTTTCACTTGATCTTGTGAGCAAACAGTTTAAAGCTCTTGGGATATCTGGAGGTCAGTTTTGCTCTGTTCACTGTTATGAGGAGAGCCTTGTCTTGCTTGACACGAAAGATGCAGTTTCTTATTGA
- the LOC101305157 gene encoding F-box protein CPR30-like gives MWEDCYEGKSLLSPASISRICSSIAHVFQNWLESLPEEIIPDILVRLPIKSLIRFTSVSKSWNSTIKHPTFIRTHLTHTLNSTHQNATRLILIHNVSNEGTSKHNYGQVPLSGFKEDSYSLHYDNTAVTEHCKIEFPIALKQMMLNPCFRVSGTYNGLVLLAEDVWHDVYNYVLWNPSIRKYVILPKPTVRKSTHGEYKASMGLGYDARKNDYKVVRVTFLVDQPDHSLTALVQYYSLATGSWGMLRVLPPCMLLSSGVLVFANGALHFLAVRGTDNHEMKCLLMGFDVGSESLREILLPESLNMDALLEFKLGASGDGKSIGLFVRCDTETDSYLDIWVMKEYFVQKSWAKLMILTPQGPERSLPKPICFRRSGHEVVLQLEDDRGLVSLDIVSKQFKSLGISAGLVCSVDSYEESLVLLDRKDAISY, from the coding sequence ATGTGGGAGGATTGCTATGAAGGTAAGTCTCTGCTCAGCCCTGCATCAATCTCTAGGATTTGTTCATCCATCGCTCATGTCTTCCAAAACTGGCTCGAATCTCTCCCCGAAGAAATCATACCCGACATCCTAGTCAGACTACCCATCAAATCCCTCATCAGATTCACCTCTGTCTCTAAATCCTGGAACTCCACCATCAAACACCCAACATTCATCCGCACCCACCTCACCCACACTCTCAATTCCACTCACCAAAACGCTACCCGCCTCATTCTCATCCACAATGTCTCCAATGAAGGCACTTCCAAGCATAACTATGGACAGGTTCCCCTTTCCGGGTTTAAAGAAGACTCTTACTCTCTGCATTATGACAACACTGCTGTTACCGAGCATTGCAAGATTGAGTTTCCAATTGCTCTTAAGCAAATGATGTTGAATCCGTGTTTTCGCGTTTCGGGTACTTATAATGGACTGGTTTTACTTGCTGAGGATGTATGGCATGATGTTTACAACTATGTTTTGTGGAACCCTAGTATAAGAAAGTATGTGATCCTTCCTAAGCCCACTGTGAGGAAGTCGACACATGGTGAGTATAAGGCTTCTATGGGTCTGGGTTATGATGCTCGTAAGAACGACTATAAGGTTGTGAGAGTGACATTTCTTGTGGATCAACCTGATCATTCCCTCACGGCTTTAGTTCAGTACTATTCGCTAGCCACTGGCTCTTGGGGAATGCTTCGGGTTCTTCCTCCATGTATGCTGCTTAGCTCCGGGGTCCTTGTTTTCGCCAATGGGGCACTGCATTTTTTGGCTGTCCGTGGGACCGATAATCATGAAATGAAGTGCTTGCTTATGGGATTTGATGTTGGAAGTGAGTCACTACGAGAAATACTGCTGCCCGAGAGCCTCAACATGGATGCCTTATTGGAGTTCAAATTGGGTGCTTCAGGAGATGGAAAATCCATTGGTCTGTTTGTGAGGTGTGACACTGAGACTGATAGCTATCTTGATATATGGGTGATGAAGGAGTATTTTGTTCAGAAGTCGTGGGCCAAATTGATGATTCTCACTCCACAAGGTCCGGAAAGAAGTTTGCCCAAGCCAATTTGTTTTAGGAGGAGTGGTCATGAAGTGGTGTTGCAACTTGAAGATGACCGTGGATTGGTTTCACTTGACATTGTGAGCAAACAGTTCAAAAGTCTCGGGATTTCTGCAGGTCTGGTTTGTTCTGTTGACTCTTATGAAGAGAGCCTTGTCTTGCTTGACAGGAAGGATGCAATTTCTTACTGA
- the LOC101305451 gene encoding F-box protein CPR30-like: MWDDCYERKSLLTPASASKLCLSISNVITNWLKSLPQEIIPNILIRLPIKSLIKFTSVSKSWNATIKNPTFIRTHLTHKLNLNDQSAPHLLLLHSVHSEGLSFPLGVRHITGFKQDPYSLHFDNNDVSLFSEVEFPAGLKKEMINPCFRVVGTCDGLVFLADDLGRYCYNFVLWNPCVRKYVMLPKPSVRFSTHGGYEVCLGLGYDALGKDYKVVRLTTLLEQRSVFGGRCQTLAQVYSLANGSWGRLRSDVPPCGVVNDLGQTFVNGAVHWLAVHLEGDDVNYFVLAFDVGSESFREVMLPKTFKMDSAVELRLSVSGDKKSIGLFVRCKSETDCFLDIWVMREYCVEKSWTKLMILTPQGPKRSLPEALLFRRNGEVVLVLEDSRELVSLELVSKQFKSLGISGGQVCSVDWYEESLVLLDRKDATSY; this comes from the coding sequence ATGTGGGACGATTGCTATGAACGTAAGTCTCTGTTGACCCCTGCATCCGCCTCTAAGCTTTGTCTGTCCATTTCTAATGTCATCACAAACTGGCTCAAATCTCTCCCTCAAGAAATCATACCCAACATCCTAATCAGACTACCCATTAAATCCCTCATCAAATTCACCTCTGTCTCCAAATCCTGGAACGCCACCATCAAAAACCCAACCTTCATCCGCACCCACCTCACCCACAAGCTCAATCTCAATGACCAAAGTGCCCCTCACCTCCTTCTCCTCCACTCTGTTCACAGTGAAGGCCTTTCCTTCCCTCTCGGAGTTCGTCACATTACAGGGTTTAAACAAGACCCTTACTCCTTGCATTTCGATAACAATGATGTCAGTCTCTTCTCCGAGGTTGAGTTTCCAGCTGGTCTTAAGAAGGAAATGATCAACCCCTGTTTTCGTGTTGTGGGTACTTGTGATGGGCTTGTTTTCCTTGCTGATGATTTGGGTCGTTATTGTTACAATTTTGTGTTGTGGAATCCTTGTGTGAGGAAGTATGTGATGCTTCCTAAGCCTAGTGTTAGGTTTTCGACACACGGTGGGTATGAGGTTTGTCTTGGTCTTGGTTATGATGCTCTTGGGAAGGACTATAAGGTTGTGCGACTTACCACGCTTTTGGAGCAACGGAGCGTGTTTGGGGGTAGATGTCAGACTCTAGCTCAGGTTTATTCACTAGCCAACGGATCTTGGGGCCGGCTTCGTTCTGATGTTCCTCCTTGTGGAGTGGTGAACGACTTGGGTCAGACTTTTGTTAATGGGGCAGTTCATTGGCTGGCTGTTCATTTGGAGGGTGATGATGTTAACTATTTTGTTCTGGCATTTGATGTGGGCAGTGAGTCATTTCGGGAGGTAATGTTGCCCAAGACATTCAAAATGGATAGTGCAGTGGAATTGAGGTTGTCTGTTTCAGGAGATAAAAAGTCCATTGGTCTGTTCGTGAGGTGTAAGAGTGAGACCGATTGCTTTCTTGATATCTGGGTGATGAGAGAGTATTGTGTGGAGAAGTCGTGGACCAAATTGATGATTCTCACTCCACAAGGTCCGAAAAGAAGTTTGCCGGAGGCATTGTTATTTAGGAGGAATGGTGAAGTGGTGTTGGTACTTGAAGATAGCCGTGAGTTGGTTTCACTTGAACTTGTCAGCAAACAGTTTAAAAGTCTTGGGATTTCTGGAGGTCAGGTTTGCTCTGTTGATTGGTATGAAGAGAGCCTTGTCTTGCTTGACAGGAAAGATGCAACTTCTTACTGA
- the LOC101305741 gene encoding protein PLANT CADMIUM RESISTANCE 6-like, giving the protein METSELEDPSSIYHEDVQPECHQDEVEVHHEVEYGVVLEATFAVTTALVPCLTFGQIAEVVDDGNTTCATSGLLYGLVAAFSGMPCIVSCAYRTKIRNMYGLVEAPASDWLTHLFCEPCALCQEYKELQRRGLDPSRGWQGNAAASGMNVRSHMTPPVINHRMN; this is encoded by the exons ATGGAAACTTCAGAGTTGGAAGACCCCTCCTCAATATACCACGAGGATGTTCAGCCTGAATGTCATCAAGATGAGGTAGAAGTTCATCATGAGGTTGAGTATGGAGTCGTTTTGGAAGCCACGTTTG CTGTAACGACGGCTCTTGTCCCATGCCTGACGTTCGGCCAGATAGCAGAGGTTGTGGACGACGGCAATACCA CATGCGCAACAAGCGGATTGCTATACGGGCTGGTCGCAGCGTTCAGTGGCATGCCATGCATTGTGTCATGCGCGTATCGTACAAAGATTAGGAACATGTATGGGCTAGTTGAGGCACCTGCGTCCGACTGGCTCACCCATTTGTTTTGTGAGCCGTGTGCTCTTTGCCAAGAATACAAAGAGCTTCAAAGGAGAGGGCTAGACCCTTCAAGAGGATGGCAAGGAAATGCGGCAGCCAGCGGCATGAATGTGCGATCGCATATGACGCCTCCGGTGATCAACCACAGAATGAACTGA